In Nitrospinota bacterium, a genomic segment contains:
- the queC gene encoding 7-cyano-7-deazaguanine synthase QueC, which produces MNLKAIILLSGGLDSATTLAIAKTEGFQPFTLSFDYGQRHRVELDRAKEISERMSALQHRVVNIDLKQFGGSALTDAIEVPKNRDDTEMADGIPVTYVPARNTIFLSYALAYAEVQGAKDIFIGVNAVDYSGYPDCRPEFIEAFEKVANLATKAGVEGQSLKIHTPLIDLSKAQIIQKGLALGVDYSLTHSCYDPDDKGLACGVCDSCQLRLRGFKEAGVADPVKYRRG; this is translated from the coding sequence ATGAACTTAAAAGCTATTATTTTATTGAGCGGCGGGCTGGACTCGGCAACGACGTTGGCGATCGCCAAAACTGAGGGATTTCAACCGTTTACCCTGAGTTTCGACTACGGGCAAAGACACAGGGTCGAGCTCGACCGAGCAAAAGAAATCTCCGAGCGCATGAGCGCCCTCCAGCATCGGGTGGTCAATATCGATTTGAAGCAGTTCGGCGGATCGGCCTTGACCGATGCGATCGAAGTGCCTAAAAACCGTGATGACACCGAAATGGCAGACGGGATTCCCGTCACCTACGTTCCCGCCCGCAACACGATTTTCCTGTCTTACGCACTGGCCTATGCCGAGGTGCAGGGAGCGAAAGATATTTTCATCGGCGTCAACGCTGTCGATTATAGCGGCTATCCTGATTGTCGGCCCGAGTTTATCGAAGCGTTCGAAAAGGTGGCGAATCTGGCCACCAAAGCCGGGGTCGAAGGACAATCGTTGAAAATCCACACGCCGCTGATCGACCTCAGCAAAGCCCAGATCATCCAAAAAGGCCTGGCACTGGGGGTGGACTACAGTCTGACTCATAGCTGTTACGACCCTGATGATAAGGGCTTGGCCTGCGGCGTCTGCGACAGCTGTCAATTGCGGTTGAGGGGATTCAAGGAGGCGGGGGTGGCTGATCCTGTGAAGTACCGGAGGGGATAA